A section of the Vanessa tameamea isolate UH-Manoa-2023 chromosome 29, ilVanTame1 primary haplotype, whole genome shotgun sequence genome encodes:
- the LOC113403258 gene encoding uncharacterized protein LOC113403258 gives MWNPGVNVADNNSGVYVVDNTNSGVYIVDNDSGVHVVDHGSGVHVVDYDYNHGSGVHVVDHDSGVHVVDHDSGVHVVEHDPGLHIVDHDSGVHIVDHDSGVHIVDHDSGVHVVEHDSGVHVVEHDSGVQVVDHGVHVVENNYDYGGGVHVVE, from the exons ATGTGGAACCcg GGTGTTAATGTAGCAGACAACAATTCAGGAGTTTACGTTGTTGACAACACCAATTCAGGAGTTTATATCGTAGACAACGATTCCGGAGTTCATGTTGTTGATCATGGTTCAGGAGTACACGTCGTGGATTATGATTATAACCATGGTTCAGGAGTACACGTAGTTGATCATGATTCAGGAGTTCACGTAGTAGATCATGATTCAGGAGTTCACGTAGTAGAGCATGATCCAGGATTGCATATAGTCGATCATGATTCAGGAGTGCATATAGTCGATCATGATTCAGGAGTGCATATAGTCGATCATGATTCAGGAGTGCATGTAGTAGAACACGATTCAGGAGTTCATGTAGTAGAACACGATTCAGGAGTGCAAGTTGTGGACCATGGCGTACATGTCGTAGAAAACAACTACGATTACGGTGGCGGAGTTCACGTAGTAGAATAA